The proteins below are encoded in one region of Myxococcales bacterium:
- a CDS encoding GGDEF domain-containing protein: MTQAIGGARCLEAGLKALTDGALLLTGADHASVRLCDEHGELKANARSGIGADQEAPVFRKGEGLIGWVAQTGKIARVADGRRDKRFLVGGEPNFPVCSVMSVPILSNGEVLGVVSLSASKPDAFGAEDEAIGELLANCALQAVRMSELEQLAITDPHTRAYNRHFLGPCLNREMQRSRRLNSPLSILFMDLDHFKQINDEHGHAVGDAVLRAFVRAVRECVREVDVLIRRGGEEFVLSMPNTDTEGAYYVAERIRLCVRQQPLRVHDATLLVQTVSIGVATWDGHENAESLEHRADAAMYEAKRQGRNRVVVAAHRPSGIHDLHIGAPMVKAIRE; this comes from the coding sequence ATGACCCAAGCGATTGGTGGGGCGAGGTGTTTGGAGGCTGGTCTCAAGGCACTGACGGATGGCGCGTTGCTTTTAACCGGAGCAGATCACGCTTCGGTGCGTTTATGCGACGAACATGGAGAGCTCAAAGCCAACGCCCGCTCTGGCATCGGTGCGGATCAGGAAGCGCCTGTTTTTCGCAAAGGTGAAGGGCTGATTGGATGGGTTGCTCAAACCGGCAAGATTGCGCGCGTGGCGGATGGCCGGCGGGATAAACGCTTTTTAGTGGGTGGTGAGCCCAACTTTCCAGTGTGCTCAGTCATGTCTGTGCCGATTCTTTCCAACGGTGAAGTATTGGGCGTGGTCTCTTTGTCAGCTTCGAAGCCGGATGCTTTTGGTGCTGAGGATGAGGCTATTGGCGAGCTGCTTGCTAACTGCGCCCTTCAAGCAGTGCGCATGTCCGAGCTTGAACAGTTGGCTATCACCGATCCGCATACGAGGGCCTACAATCGGCATTTCTTAGGCCCATGCCTCAATCGAGAAATGCAGCGCTCTCGACGTTTGAACTCGCCGCTTAGCATTCTGTTTATGGACCTGGACCATTTTAAGCAGATTAATGATGAGCATGGCCACGCAGTGGGAGATGCTGTGCTGAGGGCTTTTGTGCGAGCTGTTCGAGAATGCGTGCGCGAGGTGGATGTCTTGATACGCCGAGGGGGCGAGGAATTCGTGCTTTCGATGCCCAATACGGACACCGAGGGTGCTTATTATGTCGCAGAACGCATCCGTTTGTGCGTCAGGCAGCAGCCTTTACGAGTGCATGACGCGACCTTGCTGGTTCAGACCGTATCCATTGGTGTGGCGACTTGGGATGGACATGAAAACGCCGAATCATTGGAACACCGGGCCGATGCTGCGATGTACGAGGCGAAGCGTCAGGGGCGAAACCGTGTGGTTGTGGCGGCTCACCGGCCTTCGGGGATTCACGATCTTCATATCGGCGCTCCGATGGTAAAGGCGATACGCGAATAA
- the purQ gene encoding phosphoribosylformylglycinamidine synthase subunit PurQ: protein MTIGVVVFPGSNADWDALHVVRDVLACDARYVFHTETQLDAYRALIIPGGFSYGDYLRCGAIARFSPIGESIVQAAERGVPILGICNGFQVLTELHLLPGALVRNKQLRFICRDVHLRVECEGVFTEGLKDKVLRMPVAHAEGRYHCDEQTLAMLRADDRIALRYSDLDGKFGEHSNINGSIEGIAGIYNESRNVLGLMPHPERAAERVLGSDDGLSLFNAMKRHLDSAPAAPARAREGRGQ, encoded by the coding sequence ATGACGATCGGTGTCGTAGTATTCCCTGGCTCAAACGCGGATTGGGATGCGCTTCATGTCGTGCGAGACGTCTTAGCGTGTGATGCTCGTTATGTGTTTCATACTGAAACGCAATTGGATGCCTATCGAGCGTTAATCATTCCTGGCGGATTTTCGTATGGCGATTATTTACGTTGTGGGGCGATTGCTCGTTTTAGTCCGATCGGCGAATCGATTGTTCAAGCCGCAGAACGCGGTGTTCCGATATTGGGCATCTGCAATGGTTTTCAAGTTCTTACCGAACTGCATTTGCTGCCCGGAGCACTCGTGCGAAATAAACAGCTCCGTTTTATCTGTCGCGATGTGCATCTACGTGTGGAGTGCGAGGGTGTTTTTACCGAAGGGTTAAAAGACAAAGTTTTGCGTATGCCAGTAGCGCACGCAGAAGGACGCTACCACTGCGATGAGCAAACGCTTGCCATGTTAAGAGCAGATGATCGCATTGCTTTGCGTTATAGCGACCTCGACGGAAAGTTCGGTGAGCATAGCAATATCAACGGCTCGATAGAGGGCATTGCTGGAATCTACAACGAATCACGGAATGTACTTGGTTTGATGCCGCATCCAGAACGGGCAGCGGAGCGAGTGCTTGGCTCTGATGATGGTCTATCATTGTTTAACGCCATGAAGCGGCACCTTGATAGTGCTCCTGCCGCGCCAGCGCGCGCTCGAGAAGGGAGAGGCCAATGA
- the purL gene encoding phosphoribosylformylglycinamidine synthase subunit PurL — protein MSKPISWPNDPKTIDLALAKSFGLNEAEWLLVLDKLGRVPGYAELGVISVMWSEHCSYKSSRVHLRRLPSEGPQVVQGPGENAGAVDIGDGYCAVFKMESHNHPSFIEPYQGAATGVGGILRDVFTMGARPIALLNSLRFGEPKHQRTAELVSGVVAGIGGYGNCMGVPTVGGEVQFDASYNGNILVNAFALGIAKSDELFFGTASGVGNPVFYVGSRTGRDGIHGATMASAQFEEDADTKLPTVQVGDPFMEKLLLEACLEIFKTDCLAGVQDMGAAGLTSSSVEMAARAGTGLELDLDSVPRRTQALSPYEILLSESQERMLMVAKKGREQEIISVCKKWGLDVAEIGRVTNTGRFVCKATPGFDPWTEPDKTRDPQVVVDLPLSVLTDDAPCYDRPQKVVKGDFASLNLELPQDCEELLLRLLRHPNIGSRRSIYSQYDHVVRDGTIVRPGEGDAAVVRVFREENGRSLPEKYLAMSADCNGRFVRLDPYMGAAMAVAECARNVACVGAKPLGLTDCLNFGNPEIPETMASFSKSIDGIADACKALDIAVVSGNVSLYNETDGQAILPTPTVAVVGQIDSVDEIRPMGFSRAGDEIAQLGHWPEGNLGGSECAYQLTGELCGPAQSIDLAAEKALQDVLLASAKEGLLSSAHDISDGGLAVSLAESCMLNGFGAKVTLPEASSAKLLFSEEPTRVVVSYEPENRVKLETLCQRYGLPFVFLGTVATEHLSVSPYLKVAVKALKNSFDAALDEILPQSE, from the coding sequence ATGAGTAAACCGATATCATGGCCAAATGATCCCAAAACAATTGATCTCGCGCTCGCCAAAAGCTTTGGCCTGAATGAGGCAGAGTGGTTGCTTGTCTTGGATAAACTGGGTCGTGTTCCAGGCTATGCTGAGCTTGGCGTGATCAGTGTGATGTGGTCAGAGCATTGCTCCTATAAATCATCACGCGTGCATCTACGTAGGCTGCCGAGTGAAGGTCCACAAGTGGTGCAAGGCCCGGGCGAGAATGCTGGGGCGGTCGATATTGGTGATGGTTACTGTGCAGTGTTTAAAATGGAATCGCACAATCACCCATCGTTCATCGAACCCTATCAAGGAGCTGCGACGGGGGTAGGCGGGATTTTACGTGATGTCTTTACGATGGGCGCACGTCCGATTGCCCTTTTAAATTCCTTACGCTTTGGCGAGCCAAAACATCAACGCACCGCAGAGTTGGTATCTGGCGTTGTGGCTGGCATCGGCGGCTACGGCAATTGCATGGGTGTGCCGACAGTGGGCGGCGAAGTTCAGTTCGATGCAAGCTACAATGGGAACATCTTGGTTAATGCTTTTGCACTTGGTATCGCCAAGAGCGACGAGCTATTTTTTGGCACTGCCAGCGGTGTGGGCAATCCAGTGTTCTATGTAGGGTCGCGTACTGGTCGTGATGGTATTCATGGAGCGACCATGGCATCAGCTCAGTTTGAAGAGGATGCGGATACCAAGTTGCCTACTGTTCAAGTTGGTGATCCTTTTATGGAAAAGCTTTTGCTTGAAGCTTGCCTTGAAATCTTTAAAACAGATTGTCTTGCAGGTGTGCAGGATATGGGCGCAGCGGGATTGACGTCGTCTTCGGTTGAAATGGCGGCGCGAGCGGGGACGGGCTTGGAACTTGATCTGGATAGTGTCCCGCGCCGGACTCAAGCGCTTAGCCCTTATGAGATTCTGCTTTCGGAGTCTCAAGAACGCATGCTCATGGTGGCCAAGAAGGGCAGAGAGCAAGAAATTATTTCGGTCTGCAAGAAGTGGGGACTTGATGTTGCCGAGATTGGCAGGGTGACAAATACTGGGCGCTTTGTGTGCAAAGCTACACCGGGCTTTGATCCGTGGACCGAGCCTGATAAAACCCGTGACCCTCAAGTCGTGGTTGATTTGCCTCTTTCGGTGCTGACAGACGATGCCCCTTGCTACGACAGGCCTCAGAAAGTGGTTAAAGGGGACTTTGCTTCGCTCAACCTTGAGCTTCCGCAAGATTGCGAAGAATTGCTGCTTCGCTTACTTCGGCATCCTAACATTGGAAGCAGACGCTCGATTTATAGCCAGTACGACCATGTGGTACGTGATGGAACGATTGTGAGACCCGGTGAGGGCGATGCTGCGGTCGTCCGAGTCTTTCGTGAAGAGAACGGCAGGAGTTTGCCGGAAAAATATCTCGCGATGTCTGCTGATTGCAACGGTCGTTTTGTCAGACTCGATCCCTACATGGGAGCTGCCATGGCGGTTGCTGAATGTGCCAGGAACGTTGCTTGCGTGGGCGCCAAGCCGCTTGGCCTTACCGACTGTCTTAACTTTGGCAATCCAGAGATCCCAGAGACGATGGCAAGTTTTTCCAAGTCCATTGATGGAATTGCTGATGCCTGCAAAGCTTTGGACATTGCCGTGGTTTCGGGCAATGTAAGCCTTTATAATGAGACCGATGGTCAAGCCATTTTGCCCACGCCAACGGTTGCCGTGGTTGGACAAATCGACTCGGTCGATGAAATACGGCCCATGGGATTTTCCCGCGCTGGGGATGAGATTGCTCAGCTAGGCCATTGGCCGGAAGGTAATCTTGGTGGTTCAGAATGCGCCTATCAGCTTACTGGTGAGCTATGTGGTCCAGCCCAGAGTATTGACCTCGCGGCGGAGAAAGCACTGCAGGATGTTCTATTGGCGTCGGCTAAGGAAGGGCTGTTAAGCAGTGCGCATGATATCAGTGATGGTGGATTGGCAGTGAGCCTGGCGGAGAGCTGCATGCTCAATGGTTTTGGCGCAAAGGTTACTCTCCCAGAAGCTAGTTCGGCAAAACTTCTTTTTAGTGAAGAGCCTACGCGGGTTGTTGTGAGTTACGAGCCTGAAAACCGTGTGAAGCTAGAGACTCTATGTCAGCGCTATGGGCTGCCTTTTGTGTTTTTGGGCACAGTCGCTACGGAGCATTTGTCGGTATCCCCTTATTTGAAAGTGGCAGTGAAAGCGCTAAAAAATAGTTTTGATGCTGCCCTAGACGAAATTTTACCGCAATCTGAATAG
- a CDS encoding outer membrane beta-barrel protein, which translates to MMRKISFQFLVLAVFVAAFAPFPASANFEWRRDKFVAGAGFGFTSGPSSLSLNGELSYFFTDNLSITPRFSLGLDNDFTLFLIMADLRYTFDIRDHTLQNLKPFVGFGAGISFINVDYGNRGDDSDAAFTFEIPFGFDYYFDDRFALGTQMEMVIPIDLFNDNFIFQWLVITGRYAF; encoded by the coding sequence ATGATGCGAAAAATAAGCTTTCAGTTCTTGGTATTGGCGGTGTTTGTTGCGGCGTTTGCGCCTTTTCCGGCAAGCGCTAATTTTGAATGGCGCCGTGATAAATTTGTAGCAGGTGCTGGTTTTGGTTTTACCTCGGGACCGAGCTCTCTGTCGTTGAACGGTGAACTGAGCTATTTCTTTACGGATAACCTCAGCATTACACCGCGCTTTTCCCTGGGACTCGACAATGATTTTACCTTGTTTCTTATCATGGCCGACCTTCGTTATACCTTTGATATACGTGATCATACCCTGCAAAATCTAAAACCCTTTGTTGGCTTTGGTGCGGGTATATCCTTTATCAATGTTGACTATGGTAACCGAGGCGATGATTCCGATGCAGCCTTTACTTTTGAGATTCCCTTTGGTTTCGACTACTACTTTGATGATCGCTTTGCGTTAGGCACACAGATGGAGATGGTTATTCCCATTGATCTTTTCAATGACAACTTCATCTTTCAATGGCTAGTCATCACCGGCCGCTACGCTTTTTAG
- a CDS encoding recombinase A, translating into MASSAPFDLAHFKKASFFERQANEETSHWKLEQLEGRLVELSGAECSSALSLCFDLILQAQNKNEPVAWLSTENSIFFPPDTQANGIDLEALPVIALPSHQALGIATERLLRSGAFSLLVLDLGSHQELSLAMQSRLASLAQKHATAVVFITQKTPDIASLGSLISLRAHTRYLHCGEDAFLCELEVLKDKRHAPGDKHQILLSAPEGLL; encoded by the coding sequence ATGGCTTCTTCTGCTCCATTTGACCTTGCTCATTTTAAAAAGGCTTCGTTTTTTGAACGACAAGCTAATGAGGAAACTTCTCATTGGAAACTAGAGCAACTTGAAGGCCGGCTTGTTGAACTGAGCGGAGCAGAATGTAGCAGCGCGCTTAGTCTGTGTTTTGACTTGATCTTGCAGGCTCAAAACAAAAATGAGCCTGTCGCTTGGCTGAGTACCGAGAACAGCATTTTTTTCCCGCCTGATACACAAGCCAATGGAATTGATCTGGAAGCATTACCAGTGATCGCCCTTCCTTCTCATCAAGCTTTAGGAATTGCCACGGAACGACTTCTGCGCTCAGGAGCCTTTTCATTACTGGTGCTTGACCTTGGCAGCCACCAAGAGCTTAGTTTAGCCATGCAAAGCAGGCTTGCGTCTTTGGCCCAAAAACATGCCACTGCTGTCGTGTTTATCACACAAAAAACGCCAGATATAGCATCCCTTGGTTCGCTCATTTCACTTCGTGCACACACACGGTACCTGCATTGTGGTGAAGATGCTTTTCTTTGCGAACTTGAGGTGCTTAAAGACAAACGGCATGCTCCAGGCGACAAACACCAAATCTTGCTAAGTGCCCCAGAAGGATTGCTTTAA
- a CDS encoding 1-acyl-sn-glycerol-3-phosphate acyltransferase produces MIIAAPHTSNWDFVWMMLFVFSAGIRIRFFNEKELFVGPMGWVFRKMGGVEVDRKRPENLVSDLARRFKTEKSLMLAIPPEGSRERKSYWKSGFYRIACEAKVPIVLCAFNLSAEKGYLWSAPGAKRRSCAGYGCHKGLLSSEGGEVSRSLYAAASAR; encoded by the coding sequence GTGATAATTGCGGCACCGCACACCAGTAACTGGGATTTTGTGTGGATGATGCTGTTTGTGTTTAGCGCGGGTATTCGTATTCGTTTCTTTAATGAAAAAGAACTGTTTGTTGGACCGATGGGATGGGTCTTTCGAAAGATGGGTGGCGTGGAGGTGGACCGGAAGCGTCCTGAAAATCTCGTGTCTGATCTTGCACGACGTTTCAAAACAGAAAAAAGTTTAATGTTGGCGATACCTCCGGAAGGCAGTCGCGAACGCAAGAGCTATTGGAAATCTGGCTTCTATCGTATCGCCTGTGAAGCGAAGGTTCCGATTGTACTTTGTGCCTTTAACCTATCAGCTGAAAAGGGGTATCTTTGGTCCGCTCCTGGAGCCAAGCGGCGTTCTTGCGCAGGATATGGATGTCATAAGGGACTTTTATCAAGCGAAGGTGGCGAAGTATCCCGATCGCTTTACGCCGCCGCGTCTGCGCGATGA
- a CDS encoding CDP-alcohol phosphatidyltransferase family protein: MKKDPVVEDPVNLYMHRPLAYAFVKSIFHTSMTPNQVTVLAIIVGVSAGMCWLYGSSVAMVLGGVLLWASAILDGADGILARAKKLDSPFGRALDGAADGIVAIFTVLPGFAHIYIQDHSKWWMLVLAVPAILSALMHLYTYDFYKESFLFFTRPGNNKDGQNLPDVEKRVEKIEEEGGPILTRWAMRYALLGMMQSQHRIIELFNPAAIREGKAFERTESTAARYREINALPMRLWTVVSLAPHSYIMAICGMFDRLDIYLWIRLVFMNMVYAIAAVVQRRATLKTLQD; encoded by the coding sequence TTGAAAAAAGATCCGGTTGTCGAAGATCCCGTCAATCTCTACATGCATAGGCCGCTGGCTTATGCGTTTGTTAAGAGCATCTTTCATACCTCGATGACGCCCAACCAAGTCACCGTGCTTGCTATCATAGTAGGCGTGAGCGCAGGGATGTGCTGGCTGTATGGCAGCTCTGTTGCCATGGTGCTTGGTGGGGTGCTGCTTTGGGCCTCGGCTATTCTCGATGGCGCCGATGGTATTTTAGCGCGCGCAAAAAAGCTGGACTCTCCTTTTGGTCGCGCGCTTGATGGTGCCGCCGACGGCATTGTCGCAATATTTACGGTGCTTCCAGGTTTTGCGCACATTTATATTCAAGATCATAGCAAGTGGTGGATGCTTGTGCTCGCGGTGCCAGCCATACTTTCCGCACTTATGCATCTGTATACTTATGACTTTTATAAAGAGTCTTTTCTCTTTTTTACTCGCCCCGGTAACAACAAAGACGGTCAAAACCTGCCTGACGTTGAAAAACGTGTCGAAAAAATCGAAGAAGAAGGCGGCCCAATATTGACCCGCTGGGCGATGCGCTATGCCTTGCTTGGCATGATGCAAAGCCAGCATCGTATCATCGAGCTTTTTAATCCCGCAGCCATTCGTGAGGGTAAAGCGTTTGAGCGCACGGAGAGTACAGCCGCACGTTATCGAGAAATAAACGCTTTGCCTATGCGTTTATGGACGGTGGTCTCTTTAGCTCCGCACAGTTACATCATGGCCATTTGCGGTATGTTTGATCGCTTGGATATTTATCTCTGGATTCGCCTGGTCTTTATGAACATGGTCTATGCGATAGCTGCGGTCGTGCAACGTCGCGCAACCTTGAAAACATTGCAGGACTGA
- a CDS encoding inositol monophosphatase, with the protein MTSHSETRALTVAIETAKQAGALVLEGFRHHAHIEKKGPTDLVTEYDLKAERFISDALRKEFPSIEILGEEVEKGDISGAAWVIDPIDGTTNFAHGHPFFCISIALCYKGDPVVGVVHAPALGITWSAQKDKGSYRNEQACAVSKCTELSEALCATGFPYDRRESSEDNLKEFAAFLKTGQGMRRCGSAALDLAFTADGTFDLYWEQKLKPWDFAAGLLLVKEAGGIVTDYEGHTASLKSSRLLASNPTLHPLSLNLLTQARKSDTH; encoded by the coding sequence ATGACAAGCCATTCTGAAACACGCGCTTTAACCGTTGCCATTGAAACGGCCAAACAAGCTGGGGCCTTGGTCCTAGAGGGCTTCCGCCACCATGCCCATATTGAAAAAAAGGGCCCGACTGATTTGGTGACCGAATACGATCTAAAGGCCGAACGCTTCATTAGCGATGCATTAAGAAAAGAGTTTCCCAGCATCGAAATCCTCGGCGAGGAAGTTGAAAAAGGTGACATCAGTGGCGCAGCCTGGGTTATTGATCCCATTGATGGCACAACGAACTTTGCCCACGGTCATCCTTTCTTTTGCATCTCAATTGCCCTTTGCTACAAGGGAGACCCTGTTGTGGGAGTTGTTCATGCACCCGCCCTGGGCATCACCTGGAGCGCTCAAAAAGATAAGGGTAGCTATCGAAACGAGCAGGCTTGCGCTGTTTCAAAATGCACCGAGCTTAGCGAAGCTTTGTGCGCTACAGGTTTTCCTTACGATCGACGTGAAAGCAGTGAGGATAACCTCAAAGAGTTTGCTGCTTTTTTGAAAACAGGACAGGGCATGCGGCGCTGCGGCTCAGCAGCGCTTGATCTCGCATTTACTGCAGATGGCACCTTTGATTTGTACTGGGAACAAAAATTAAAGCCCTGGGATTTTGCTGCCGGTTTATTGCTAGTTAAAGAAGCAGGCGGCATCGTCACCGACTACGAAGGACACACGGCATCGCTTAAAAGCAGCAGACTCTTAGCAAGCAATCCTACACTGCATCCCTTATCCCTGAATCTACTCACACAAGCTCGAAAATCCGATACACACTAA